One Marmota flaviventris isolate mMarFla1 chromosome 16, mMarFla1.hap1, whole genome shotgun sequence DNA segment encodes these proteins:
- the Sall3 gene encoding sal-like protein 3, whose translation MSRRKQAKPQHLKSDEELPPPDGAPEHGVPGEGADDVDSGTESRSGGEEASVCQTCCAEFFKWTDFLQHQKSCTKNPPVLIVSEDEPAPPSEEFPEPSPASSPSDHTESEATEEATPAEGGEGGEVKALEPEDEPMDVETPGDKGLQGPGTPAVPPALPPGSPAAFSMPSTNVTLETLLSTKVAVAQFSQGARAAGTAGGSVGAVAIPMILEQLVALQQQQIHQLQLIEQIRSQVALMSRQPARPPLNPTTPGPPAQTSGQLQGLAPHPALQLSAGPAPVPAGSGQAAPPAFEGPQHLSQPASGASTPGGTGPMESVVSAAPSTAPALGSTVPSTAGSMTQPQNASTPPALGPGPLLSSASSLPNPLLPQTSSSSVIFPNPLVSIAATANALDPLSALMKHRKGKPPNVSVFEPKASAEDPFFKHKCRFCAKVFGSDSALQIHLRSHTGERPFKCNICGNRFSTKGNLKVHFQRHKEKYPHIQMNPYPVPEYLDNVPTCSGIPYGMSLPPEKPVTTWLDSKPVLPTVPTSVGLQLPPTVPSAHSYTDSPSVTPVSRSPQRPSPASSECTSLSPGLNNAESSIPVTSESPQPLLSGSSLTKTEPVNLPCTNARTGDTPVGGQVGAVPTSAATAVTDSTSTSLSSPALPAVSDQFKAQFPFGGLLDSMQTSETSKLQQLVENIDKKMTDPNQCVICHRVLSCQSALKMHYRTHTGERPFKCKICGRAFTTKGNLKTHFGVHRAKPPLRVQHSCPICQKKFTNAVVLQQHIRMHMGGQIPNTPLPEGFQDAVDAELPFEEKNVETLSSYDDDIDENSMEEDAELKDSASDSKPLLTYAGSCPPSPPSVISSIAALENQMKMMDSVMNCPQLPGLKSVENGSGESDRLSNDSSSAVGDLESRSAGSPALSESSSSQALSPTHSNGESFRSKSPGLSHQEDPQEIPLKTERPDSPPPGPGNGGALDLTAGHPSRPVIKEEAPFSLLFLNRERGKCASTCTSTVCGVCGKPFACKSALEIHHRSHTKERPFVCTVCRRGCSTMGNLKQHLLTHELRGLPSQAFDPDFALGPSHSSPRLASSPAPTMIKMEVNGHSKAITLGEGPPLPAGVQVPTGPQTVMSPGLAPMLAPPPRRTPKQHNCQSCGKTFSSASALQIHERTHTGEKPFGCTICGRAFTTKGNLKVHMGTHMWNNAPARRGRRLSVENPMALLGGDALKFSEMFQKDLAARAMNVDPSFWNQYAAAITNGLAMKNNEISVIQNGGIPQLPVSLGGGALPPLGTMTGGMDKARTGSSPPSVSLDKASSETGASRPFTRFIEDNKEIGIN comes from the exons GCGTCCCCGGGGAAGGCGCCGACGACGTGGACAGCGGGACTGAGAGCCGGAGCGGCGGCGAGGAGGCCAGTGTGTGCCAGACCTGCTGCGCGGAGTTCTTCAAGTGGACAGACTTCCTGCAGCACCAGAAGAGCTGCACCAAGAACCCGCCGGTGCTCATCGTGAGTGAGGATGAGCCGGCGCCACCCTCTGAAGAGTTCCCAGAGCCTTCTCCCGCCAGCTCGCCCAGCGACCACACGGAGAGCGAGGCCACCGAGGAGGCCACCCCCGCGGAGGGCGGTGAGGGCGGCGAGGTGAAGGCCCTGGAGCCGGAGGACGAGCCCATGGACGTGGAGACACCTGGGGACAAGGGCCTGCAGGGCCCAGGCACACCCGCTGTGCCCCCAGCGCTGCCCCCAGGGTCCCCTGCTGCCTTCAGCATGCCCAGCACCAACGTGACGCTGGAGACTCTGCTGAGCACCAaggtggctgtggctcagttctCGCAGGGCGCACGCGCAGCTGGCACAGCCGGAGGCAGCGTGGGCGCGGTCGCCATCCCCATGATCTTGGAGCAGCTCGTGGctctgcagcagcagcagatCCACCAGCTGCAGCTCATTGAGCAGATCCGCAGCCAGGTGGCCCTGATGAGCCGCCAGCCCGCGAGGCCGCCACTGAACCCCACCACCCCTGGCCCTCCCGCCCAGACCTCTGGCCAGCTCCAGGGCCTGGCCCCGCACCCGGCCCTACAACTCTCTGCTGGGCCGGCCCCTGTCCCTGCAGGCTCTGGCCAGGCAGCCCCACCTGCCTTCGAGGGCCCCCAGCACCTGTCACAGCCAGCGTCAGGTGCCAGCACTCCAGGTGGTACTGGGCCCATGGAGTCCGTGGTGTCTGCAGCCCCAAGcacagcccctgccctggggTCCACGGTGCCCAGCACAGCGGGCAGCATGACACAGCCGCAGAATGCATCCACGCCCCCGGCCCTGGGCCCGGGGCCCCTCCTCAGCTCGGCCTCCAGCCTGCCAAACCCTCTGCTACCTCAGACCTCCTCCAGCAGCGTCATCTTCCCCAACCCGCTGGTCAGCATTGCCGCCACCGCCAACGCCCTGGACCCACTGTCCGCCCTCATGAAGCACCGCAAGGGCAAGCCCCCAAATGTATCGGTGTTCGAGCCCAAGGCTAGCGCTGAGGACCCCTTCTTCAAGCACAAGTGCAGGTTCTGTGCCAAGGTCTTTGGCAGCGACAGTGCACTGCAGATACACCTGCGCTCTCACACTGGCGAGCGGCCCTTCAAGTGCAACATCTGCGGGAACCGCTTCTCCACCAAAGGCAACCTGAAGGTGCACTTCCAGAGGCATAAGGAGAAGTACCCCCACATCCAGATGAACCCCTATCCAGTTCCAGAGTACCTCGACAATGTGCCCACTTGCTCGGGGATTCCCTATGGCATGTCACTACCCCCAGAGAAGCCAGTAACCACCTGGCTGGATAGCAAGCCAGTGCTGCCCACGGTGCCCACATCAGTGGGGCTGCAGCTGCCCCCCACAGTCCCCAGTGCTCATAGCTACACCGATTCCCCCAGCGTCACCCCCGTCAGCCGCTCCCCTCAGAGGCCCTCTCCCGCATCCAGCGAGTGCACCTCCTTGTCCCCTGGCCTCAACAATGCAGAGTCCAGCATCCCAGTGACGTCTGAATCCCCACAGCCACTCCTCAGTGGCTCTTCTCTGACTAAAACTGAGCCTGTCAACCTGCCGTGCACAAATGCGAGGACAGGGGACACCCCCGTTGGTGGGCAGGTTGGTGCAGTGCCCACCTCAGCGGCCACGGCAGTCACAGACAGCACCTCCACGAGCCTCAGCAGTCCTGCTCTTCCAGCAGTCTCTGACCAGTTCAAGGCCCAGTTTCCCTTTGGGGGACTGCTCGACTCTATGCAAACGTCAGAAACCTCGAAACTGCAGCAGTTGGTGGAGAACATTGATAAGAAGATGACAGACCCAAATCAGTGTGTCATCTGCCACCGCGTGCTGAGCTGCCAGAGTGCCCTGAAGATGCACTACAGGACGCACACGGGGGAGCGGCCCTTCAAGTGCAAGATCTGCGGGCGGGCCTTCACCACCAAGGGCAACCTCAAGACTCACTTTGGGGTGCACCGGGCGAAGCCACCCCTGCGGGTGCAGCACTCCTGCCCCATCTGTCAGAAGAAGTTCACGAACGCAGTGGTGCTCCAGCAGCACATCCGCATGCACATGGGAGGGCAGATCCCCAACACGCCACTGCCAGAGGGCTTCCAGGATGCCGTGGACGCGGAGCTGCCCTTTGAGGAGAAGAACGTGGAGACCCTGAGCAGCTATGACGATGACATCGATGAGAACTCCATGGAGGAAGACGCGGAGCTGAAGGACTCAGCCAGCGACTCTAAGCCGCTCCTGACCTACGCGGGGTCCTGCCCTCCCTCGCCACCCTCCGTCATCTCCAGCATTGCTGCCTTGGAGAACCAGATGAAGATGATGGACTCTGTCATGAACTGTCCACAGCTCCCTGGCTTGAAGTCTGTGGAAAACGGGTCTGGGGAGAGTGACCGCCTGAGCAACGACTCGTCCTCCGCTGTGGGCGACCTGGAGAGCCGCAGTGCAGGCAGCCCTGCTCTGTCCGAGTCCTCCTCCTCCCAGGCACTGTCACCCACCCATAGCAACGGGGAGAGCTTCCGTTCCAAGTCCCCGGGCCTCAGCCACCAGGAGGACCCACAGGAGATCCCGCTAAAGACCGAGAGGCCAGACAGCCCACCCCCCGGCCCAGGAAATGGAGGCGCACTAGACCTGACTGCCGGCCACCCCAGTCGGCCGGTCATCAAGGAGGAGGCTCCCTTCAGCCTGCTGTTCCTGAACAGGGAGCGGGGTAAGTGTGCAAGCACTTGTACAAGCACTGTGTGTGGTGTCTGTGGCAAGCCCTTTGCTTGCAAGAGCGCGTTGGAAATCCACCACCGCAGCCATACCAAGGAACGGCCCTTTGTCTGCACCGTCTGCAGGCGGGGCTGTTCCACCATGGGTAATTTAAAACAGCACTTACTGACACACGAATTGAGAGGGCTGCCTTCTCAGGCATTTGACCCCGACTTTGCTCTAGGTCCCAGCCACAGCTCTCCTCGCCTGGCCTCCAGCCCTGCGCCCACCATGATCAAAATGGAAGTGAACGGTCACAGCAAAGCCATCACCCTGGGCGAGGGCCCGCCGCTGCCCGCTGGGGTCCAGGTCCCCACTGGGCCACAGACAGTGATGAGCCCAGGCCTGGCGCCCATGCTGGCACCCCCACCACGCCGGACACCTAAGCAGCACAACTGCCAGTCATGCGGGAAGACCTTCTCCTCGGCCAGCGCCCTGCAGATCCACGAGCGCacccacactggggagaagccctttGGCTGCACCATCTGCGGCAGGGCCTTCACCACCAAGGGCAACCTCAAG GTACACATGGGGACCCACATGTGGAACAACGCTCCTGCGAGGCGTGGCCGCCGCCTGTCAGTGGAAAACCCCATGGCCCTGCTCGGTGGCGATGCCCTGAAGTTCTCTGAAATGTTCCAGAAGGACCTGGCAGCCCGAGCAATGAATGTGGACCCCAGCTTTTGGAACCAGTATGCTGCAGCCATCACAAACGGGCTGGCCATGAAGAACAACGAGATTTCTGTCATCCAGAACGGAGGTATCCCCCAGCTCCCCGTAAGTCTAGGTGGAGGTGCCCTTCCACCTTTGGGCACCATGACCGGTGGCATGGACAAAGCACGCACTGGCAGCAGCCCACCCAGCGTCAGTTTGGACAAAGCCAGCTCTGAGACGGGCGCCAGCCGCCCGTTCACAAGGTTCATTGAGGACAACAAGGAAATTGGTATAAACTAG